A single window of Modestobacter italicus DNA harbors:
- a CDS encoding mechanosensitive ion channel family protein: protein MRRHLAHNRTPHIARPVRGAPLKSISQSFRDVLDTVIQFLPKLVAFLVILIVGYLIAKVLQKVVNKVLERVGFDHAVERGGVKKALERSQYDASDILAKLVFYAVMLFVLSTAFGVFGPNPISTYLTAVIGYLPKVFVAILILVIASAIAAGVKLLLEGTLGGLSYGKVLANGASIVIIALGIIAALNQLQIAQNVVNAVLYASLAALVGVVIVAVGGGGIAPMRQRWETTLAKVESEAPRAKQVASGTDPVAAVRSEARRHSG from the coding sequence ATGCGCCGGCATTTGGCGCACAACCGCACGCCGCATATCGCGCGGCCCGTTCGAGGAGCTCCCCTGAAGAGCATCAGCCAGTCATTTCGAGACGTACTCGACACAGTCATCCAGTTCTTGCCGAAGCTGGTCGCCTTTCTGGTCATCCTGATCGTCGGCTATCTCATCGCCAAGGTCCTGCAGAAGGTCGTCAACAAGGTCCTCGAGCGAGTGGGTTTTGATCACGCTGTAGAGCGCGGCGGAGTCAAGAAGGCACTGGAGAGGAGCCAGTACGACGCTTCGGACATCCTGGCGAAACTGGTCTTCTACGCGGTCATGCTCTTCGTCTTGTCGACTGCCTTCGGTGTGTTCGGCCCCAACCCGATCAGTACCTACCTGACCGCGGTCATCGGCTACCTCCCGAAGGTCTTCGTGGCCATTCTGATCCTCGTGATCGCCTCTGCGATAGCTGCTGGTGTCAAGCTGTTGCTCGAGGGCACGCTTGGCGGGCTCTCTTACGGCAAGGTGCTGGCCAACGGCGCCTCCATCGTCATCATCGCGCTCGGCATCATCGCTGCGCTGAACCAGCTGCAGATCGCGCAGAACGTGGTCAACGCAGTGCTGTACGCCTCGCTCGCCGCATTGGTCGGGGTCGTCATCGTGGCCGTCGGTGGCGGCGGGATCGCCCCCATGCGCCAGCGTTGGGAGACCACGTTGGCCAAGGTCGAGAGCGAGGCGCCGCGGGCGAAGCAGGTCGCGTCGGGCACCGACCCGGTCGCGGCTGTCCGCAGCGAAGCTCGCCGGCACTCCGGCTGA